CATCTGGTTAAGTTTAAGAGTTCTTAAGCTTGTTGTTCAGGAGTTTTATCAGTGGACTCATACTTTTCTctcgtttcctcctttttctttcttcttttttttttctgaaagtgtAGAGCGGGTCAAACATCTGTCACAGATAGGGGCGATAATTTTTTCACACGAAGATAGATATTTCATGTGAATGGCTTACTGTAGTTACCTAGTTCTACGACGTTTTTGTATATTGCTCTCTAAATAGCACTAAATAACACTCTAAATGGCTTTCCTTCGCCATTAATCTCTACCTTATCTACTTCGTTGCCTTATTAATGCACTCATTCAGGTattcattcgctcattcatttgttcattccTCTAATCACTTGCCCAGAAACTATGCATTTCAATGGTCAGCTAGGTGTCGCCGTTTTTAAGTAGTTCACCGTACATTTGGAGTCTACGCTCTCGCTTTTCACATGCATACCGCCTTGGCTTCTCGCTGTCAATCAGTTTTTCTGTGTCAATCAGTTTGTTTAGAATACGAGGCATCATTCATTCCTTTGTTCATTCTTCATTCAATTATGCATTTATTCTCTAGCTCACTGTAAATTGACAACATTTTTACCAGCTATGTGTGCACCATTTTGAACATATGTGCTcgagatttgatttgattttaccTCGATCGTACCGTTTCGTTCTGTATGGCTACcagcttcattttcattttcaaaagaacgTTCGTCACCAACTCAAGGATCAGTTTGCGTAGCTATCAGCTGCAGTATTTGCACGGGCTTGTTTCTCTTATCTGAGTACGTTGTCAACGATCTGTTTAAGCCTCCCTCGACCCGGATTTCAAATCTCCAATCGCTCCGGAAAGAGGTCGTTATCGGCAGATGCTGGTGGGCCAATTCACAACCCGATGACAGCTATTACATATGTCAAATTTCGCGCGGTAAACGTCTGTATTCAAGAAACGGCTATTTTTGGAAACGACCAGTTCCTAGCTACGACCAAATTTCTAGTAATTTCCAACTTTCCATGTTTCTTTCTGTAGTTATCACTATTTTCGTGTTTTGTGCGGTTGTTGTACCATCTGCTAATGAGATGATATCATTTTATGAAAGTGGGACTGCgatgtaacttttttttcgaattctttgTTTTAGTTGAAAGGAGGGTTTTATATGTAGTCTCGAAAGTTACGCATCTATCTGCAGTCTGCATTCATTCAACTGCACTGCTTCGTTTGCATGGTCTTGTACTTGTACAAATGGATTTGTTCTATCCATCCCATTCCCTTTGCACTCAGTATCGCATTTCAATCGCATCGTCGCACTCTTCCGACTGCGCGTCTGCGATTAGCATATGCATGATTATCGTGATGATAGCATAGTGTGCAAAGTTTTGATTGCTCTATCTATTGCGTCATAATTCAATCGCGTTGCGCATCGCGCTCGTCAGCGATTTATGACAACATATCAGCATCTCATTTAATCGCAGTGATCCTATCATCATAAGGGCGTTTTCGTTAAGATCTTATCCGTAAGGGTGGTGGCTGGCTGGTTAAAAGGGGTAAAAGGGTCATTCTAGTGCGATTGAAGAACATATCTTACGTTTTTGACCCTATCCTTTCCTTTACATGTGAGCTGactcttcggaaaaaaatctttgtgaTTTTCAATCGATTCTTCAACACCTGTTTAGTATTAAGTATTTGCTcgtaaatttgtttatttttctgacaATCTGCTGTCATCGCTGCGCAAGCTGCCCAAATCTATCACGCGGCTATTATCGGAATGAATGGGGTGGCGTATTCGGAtcttgtgtttctttttttatgtcaTCTTATTCCCATTTTCTATTTCGAAGAGATAGTATTTTCCGAAAGTTCGGCATCTTGATCGCCATTTTAGTGTGTTCTctaaaattctttctttttgtatctctccatatatatatatatatatatatatataaatatatatatatatatatatatatatatatatatatatatatatatatatttatatatatatactttatAAACTTTATTATAgactttatatatatatatatatatatatatatatatatatatttccaTTATTGCTGAAATTTGTCCTACTTCCGGCCTAAGAAGtgttttttagtgttttttttactcatatATTCCCATGAAGGCGACAAATTTAGttcaatttcttcagaaaatttgtGGATATCCATAGCTTTCGTTTCTCCTTGGGTTTTTGACTTTAACCCACTTTCCGACGTACTCTTTTGTCACCGAAAATTCTCAGAGTTTACaatttttagtatttattttctcattgaCAGTATTTAGTTagtttgtgtttgtttctATCTTTCTTTACTAAGCCATTTTTCCTTACTCCATGCTTATCTTTCGTGTTATGAACACACACAAATCCTCTagtgatagtttttttttttttgaagcacttACACCTCCATTTCTGCTTAACTTTTTTGTGCTTATTTTCCCCTTCCTCCTCTTCTCCATTTACGCTTCTTCATCCTTTCAAGCGAACCCCTCACCGATTCTGTAGCCTCGTTCCCGTACGTGTCCTATTTTTGCCCTTTCTTTACTTCCTATGCCTCCGGTTGCTCCGCCCCACTGGCATTGTGCCAAACACTAAGTCACGCGCTCGTTGCTTCTAGCCGTTGGGGTTTCAAAACAGACTCGTAGATTCCGCTTTAGTGCCATGTTTATGCGCTACTATGGACAAGTTTTCATGTTTCTGCCGGTCACCGTAGCTATTTTCGTGTTTTGTGCGGTTGTTCTGTCATCTATTAATGCGTTGGCATCATTTTAGGGAAGTTTGTACGCATTTTGCACACTTTCTTCGCAGTTTTCCCCTTCTTTTTACGGACGGGAGGGAAAGGTTCGAAAGATCATGAGGATAAGGTTTCTCAGGGAAGACTAGGGGCGTACTGTGACATCTGAATCTACATAGGGGCATACTGCTGGTTAGTGATGTGCAAAATAATGTTCATATTTTAACACGCACTTCTGCTTTCTCGTAGACATTTGCTTGGAAAAGGTTCAAGGGTATCGTTTCTACTTCAATACGAGCTTTACAACCAGTATTCGTGATTTCTCGAATTATCGCTCGCACGCGTAGTACGAGATACCGATGTCCGCACGATATTTTCATGTTTCAgccttttacttatttttaaaggATCTCAGTGAATGGTTAGAGATGCTAATTACAGTTTCAAtttgtcgttgtttttttaaagtttcttttcttcttttccatacAGGAGATGTTCTGAGGTAGGAGGAGTCACTCTGTTCTACAAATACATCCCAGATAGGTCGCGAAGTGGAAGGGAAGCGGATATCACTGTGTTGCAGTAGTAACGTATGAAACGTTGGATCTAAGCATCTGTTTTTTCCAGGGTATACACGTTTCCACCAAGACAGGCTTtcaattttactcatttcaTTCGGCGATCTAGCCGTAACGATAGGCCCTATGCACTAGATATGCTGGCATGTGAATACAGTACTCCTCTCATAAGTACAATGATGTGGACTGGTTTTTCGTGACACGATTCTCATCAATCAGCTGGATTTTTAAACCACTGGAATAGATCTCAACATTGCCATTGTTCCCTGATGTGCTGTTGAGTGGTGTCGtgttatttttcgtttattctGTGCCACCACTACGCTATATTGATTTCTGTCTCGACTAGAGGAACGAACACTTCAACGACCACCTTGGATTGAAAGACATTTCCCTGTTAATTTTGTAGCGGGGAAAATGCGGTTAGGGAGAGGGAGCgactcaaccgcgctcttatttctagaagcagtgtcttcctttttttcctagtaactttaacttacatgtcatagatcctctcaGACTAGTGCTCAGGTTTAATGGCCCTGactgacttagttatttacttccagacgCACAACAGATTGTATCCAAAgttaaaatctcttttttcttgcaatcgtgaaataaggcaACGATTATTCGTCGATACTTTCCGCTGAGATTTGTTAAAACAGCCTCAAAATAGCaagatttctttgaaatgtgaCTGTGTAGTCTGTTAGCTGCCTCTGAACATCGAAAGTTCGGGCTGACTCAGCCAATCGTTGTCCTTATCAAGGAATCACCACTTATTAGTAACCTAATTCTGAATCTTTGCCTGAGAATACTTGCATTATGCTGATACTATATCGATACCTGAATAATATCtgatgcttcaaaaaaaaagatgttttttcgtggaatttACTGTCTCCCTTCTAATCGCTACTACACATTGTTTTAGCTGATATTTGCGAGCGCATATtacgattcagaatcgtcccAATTCGAATTTGAACTGGAAGGCTAAAATGCTCGATTGTTTGAATGGTATTCATAGGTGAAATTCGAGTAGTGAGCaccctttctctctttctatCGCCTCTTTTCTCATCGTTAGTCGGATTGTTTTCCCTTATCCTGTTCTTCTAATAAGTTCTGCCATTTGTGTGAAGGTATTTGTTTACTTCCTTCGGTTTGTTATtctaattttcataatttcctcctcacattcattattatttgcaCTCCTCTTTTGTACTGTTACTCATCTCGTGCGGATGATTATCACTGTGTGTCTGTGTTGACAGCATGTCCACGCACTGCGTCAGGAAGATGATATTTCTAAAGTGTTTTAGAAAATGATAGAGAGAGAAGTGAAACGAAAAAGGATAAGAGGTTAGTTAAGTAAGTTACAGTAGACGCTCAGTTGTTTTTTCCTGCGCTTCATTTAAATCAACCACCAATCTTCAGAAATGTTTTAAGCTATTTTTCTTTGGCTCAGCATCCTCTGTCTTAGCGGGATAATATCGAACGAATAATCTCTCCTAGAAAGCTGTAGGGGCGTGGTTCAAAAACTGTCTCACTAAGAAATGTAGAGTCATTTGTTCCCACGTTTCTGTCTTACATATTGTTAGTATTGAATTATGAACATCTGAAGGCTGTGTCCGCTCGTTTCTGTTCACCGACGTTGCTGAAGGTGGTGCGCAGCTTCCAACAAGCCAACTAATGATAAATGACCTAGCCCCTGGActggcttttctttttcacggcCGACTCCTATAGCTGCTACCTTCGCTATTAATGACATCCCAAAGTTTGGCTGTTTCTCTGCCTATATAGgcaatcatttttctttcgtgaTAGACAGCACGAACATTTGCTTGGCTGCATACACAGTCCTTAAAGTGCATGTTATCCAGAAAGAGTCGTTACCAGTCCTGGTTTCATCGATTATGAGTTTTTCTGGACGTTTCCATCCGTACTTCAGTTGAAGAATGTATTGGTGTTCGACGTTGATTCAACGCCTTCTATTATAAAACAACACAGTCGCCTCGCGTTTTTATCTCGCGATTGTTCTCACCCAACTAATCGATATCCATTgtttgaattgatttttcatttttcagagtCGGCTGCTTTCCCTACATCAAATACCATTGTACGAAAAGACCATTCCAGGATTTGCACGCCGAAAACAACCTATTTCGGCTGATAACAATCGCAAATTTGGGTGAGTCTGAAGTTCTCTGTCTTTCATTTTGGCGCCAAGTTTGAAGTGGAATAtgcaaatttgaactctttaaaGAGCTTCTATAAGAaatttagtcttttttttttcgaggaatttcGAAAAGAATCCTCTACGAATGGACTATTTGCACAGTATCTTCGCTAATTTAAATATCGATCATCAAGGATTTTTCTGCTTCGGACATCTTCGTTACGATCATTGTATACTTCATTCTCAGGTATTCCATGCCTACTGTACGGTCTGGCGGCGGTTGGGCTAATCAAACACACTGAAACCGTTGAGGACGAACAAACTCAAAAGACCGTCAGAATACATTTTTTGATCAAGGAGGACCACAATTGAGTAAGGTGCTTCGCTTACTAAGGACTTACTGCACTTATTGACTttaaagaaactgaaaaaacatGTTTCAGTTATGAGATTTACTCAATTTACTGTAAGTTATTCatgtttctttcgtttctgTGGCAGtcaaacaagcaaaaaattgGTAGTTCTCTAGAATTCAGTGTAAAGTCCTAGTGGTAGCTTCTGATAACTGTGATTTTCCTATTCTTTGTAGAGCAAAATTAATGTAGATGTTCTCAGTAGTTCATCTATGTGAACACCATTTCATTATTCACTGTAAAGAATACGGTGTGTTACAGTACCCGTACGACAGTAGCATGGTTTCGCCATCGTGCTGCCTCGAGTATCGACCTACAGGAGCGTTTTGGGCGATCCTCTTTTTCGTGGTGTTTCCAGCGATCTACTTAAGCGGGAAAGTACGTACATCCTTTCCTAGAAAGCAACTGTGGAAGTGGTCTGATTGGAAATCTATTGAACTTTAGGTCGTTGGTACATTTCTGACTGTTCTGCTACGAGTGCTAAGAGGATTGTGCAAACTCCTGCTATGGGATGATGAAGACTATGAAGAGGAGGCCGAGGAGTTGAGACTAGAGAGGCAGAGGAAGTTGCTGGAAAAGGAGAATGCTAGACGGCTGCGTCGCGAAGAGCGCGCGAAGAAACGTGCCGACGCGGCGGCGCGGCAGCTTGCGGAGAAGAACGAGAAGGCATgttccttttccatttttcaaatagtttcttttcttattatttcgtCTTTGTCTTCCTCTCTCATTCTTTCCGTGGATTGTCTCAGATTCTATGTTAGTACAGACATTTATTATGTttgccagatttttttttttgaaaaactaagCTTTAGAATTTAGAAGCTGTAGAATTCAGATATTCGAACAAGCAACATGTggcttggaaagaaaaattctttggaGAACCGTTAAGAGGCCAttagtttttctgaaatattgaTTTGAGTGGCTACTCATTTAAAGGGACAGTaatttttggtaattttttgcGCAGACATCGAAATCTGAGTCCTAAAATCTTCATTCTTCTCGGAAATCGGAAATTTCGACTGTGATCCAGATATGTTGAGATGATTTTTCAGATGGCATCACTTGTGGCCAATGGTGGATCTCGAAATGGTGTGGCTAAATGCATGCCGCCTTCGGACCTCAGCGAATCGCTGAACTCCGAATGTGAAACCGATGAGCAGCGAGTGACGCCTTCAATCGCTGAGGGCACGACGATCGTTGAGGAGAAAACGTTAACCAATGGCCATGTTCCGACCGCTAATGGTGGCGCTGACGTAACGTCTACGTCGACGCTGCGGCATCGGACCACACATCAGTGATATTGACTCGACACTGATTCTTTAAAAAGGGTTATTGTCCAGAAACTGAAGAACAATGAATTTCCAAATTAGCATTATCTAGACATAATCTTTTTGCTTGGTTTTGCGCTTTTTGGGCAATATCTCTCCTTCACCGCCAAAACCTGTACAACTCTCCCGGTTCATCCGCGTACTTCTAATCTATATCCTCCTTCTCTTCTCACTTCCCTCCACTCTACGGGCTCCCCCCACTCATTCTGTCCAACAGAGATCTCATCGATGTTTCCTAGTGAATTATCGATCTGCTTGATCTACATATAGCGATCATCCCCGGTTTTTGTCACACGTATGTCTTACTGTGTGTATCCGTTTGTGACCAAGTTTTATTTAGAAGTCTTGACATAAGTTCTTAGCAATGTTCGTTGAAAGTTGTTTTACAGTACGAGGCAGAAACACTACTCTGAATCGAAGTGATTGCTGTCTTttattttcgtgtttttaCAAAAGTGATACGTGATCGTGTTAGAAGATGGATGTAGTTGGTTCTACAATAGTTTTGACAGTTCTTGTTATTTGTTTCGGTGCAATTAAGTGCTTTAGAATATCGTATAGTTCAGCGTAATACATCAAAAGTACTGTAATAAATGTATATACAAAAACAGCATTTGCAGGTGATATATAAGATATGTGGATATGTGCAAAGTCatagtattttattttcatgagaaattgaaatttctagaCGAGATCATGGATAAACCGTACCTGTATGGCACAACATTGCACACAGAGTCGTCATGCACCAAAGCAAGCCAAAAACATTCAATAGTAACGGTGACAATAGAAAGGACGTCGCGTATTTACAGAAACTCGCTCGATATTGATACGGAAAACTGGGAGAATTAAGTCATGTTCAGTTCGATTAGTTTGGAAATGGAAGCTCAAACATTTCTGGGAGTTCCGCTTCATCCTGGAAacttcaacaaataaaaaaagtgtgaacaCATCACTGGAAATACCTGTCATATAAGTTTTAAGAATCACGAATAAATGTGGTTAAAATAAGCGGAAATTTATAAAGGAAGTCGCTATGAGTTGCCAATTGGAACCAATTTTTGACGATCTGAAGAAGACGGTTCGAAAAGGTCATCTTCAGAATCCGAATCCACGGCCAGTGCCGTTCGTTGTAGATCCTTAGCCGACATGAGGTCATATTTTCGTACTCGACTCCGCGTTGCTCTGGTCCTGCAACGAAAGGCATCTGggataagaaaaagataagaaaaaaaaatagatcttTACTGGAGCACATTGACTGAAAAACGCTGAGGCGTTCGAAACCCAGTAGCCttcatgaaatgaataaataaaaatatcacttCTCCAACTAAAACGATCATGACGACGTGAACTGGTCAGTTCAAATGAGGATAATACAGgaacacaaataaaaatcatttaacGTAAGTCGAGAATACAGTCGTCCTCagggtaaagagggtcccggcggattctctgCGAATATTCCCAAGACATTACGTGTCCAgtggatacgcgaacatacctcgacgaAGTCACGCTCCAGCCGTTCATGGAGACGCATACAAGTCTTAGATGCGCTTCTTACCAAAGAAACGTAAAGAACAAATCAGTTGCACGGAAGTTAccgaataaattaaagaacgATGTAGTTACAAGTACATATCATTTTGTGTGTTGCTCTAACGAGAGAATCTAATAAAGTTTTGTCTTTGATATTGCCTTCAAAAAGT
The Necator americanus strain Aroian chromosome I, whole genome shotgun sequence genome window above contains:
- a CDS encoding hypothetical protein (NECATOR_CHRI.G1866.T2), with protein sequence MSRLLSLHQIPLYEKTIPGFARRKQPISADNNRKFGYSMPTVRSGGGGPQLSKYPYDSSMVSPSCCLEYRPTGAFWAILFFVVFPAIYLSGKVVGTFLTVLLRVLRGLCKLLLWDDEDYEEEAEELRLERQRKLLEKENARRLRREERAKKRADAAARQLAEKNEKMASLVANGGSRNGVAKCMPPSDLSESLNSECETDEQRVTPSIAEGTTIVEEKTLTNGHVPTANGGADVTSTSTLRHRTTHQ
- a CDS encoding hypothetical protein (NECATOR_CHRI.G1866.T1); translation: MVSPSCCLEYRPTGAFWAILFFVVFPAIYLSGKVVGTFLTVLLRVLRGLCKLLLWDDEDYEEEAEELRLERQRKLLEKENARRLRREERAKKRADAAARQLAEKNEKMASLVANGGSRNGVAKCMPPSDLSESLNSECETDEQRVTPSIAEGTTIVEEKTLTNGHVPTANGGADVTSTSTLRHRTTHQ
- a CDS encoding hypothetical protein (NECATOR_CHRI.G1867.T2) — encoded protein: MVSATPSMSAPTTKPLHKYGAFDMDENAIFRAFIVIGGIFLITAIYCIIKCCRTRATRSRVRKYDLMSAKDLQRTALAVDSDSEDDLFEPSSSDRQKLDEAELPEMFELPFPN
- a CDS encoding hypothetical protein (NECATOR_CHRI.G1867.T1) gives rise to the protein MVSATPSMSAPTTKPLHKYGAFDMDENAIFRAFIVIGGIFLITAIYCIIKCCRTRATRSRVRKYDLMSAKDLQRTALAVDSDSEDDLFEPSSSDRQKLVPIGNS